Genomic window (Lewinellaceae bacterium):
CAAGTTCAGCTTTCCATTCTTCGGAAAGATCGTCCTTGCTTTCATCATAAGGATGTATCAATTCCAGAAACCGGAGCCGTTCGGCTTCGGAAAGCTTTTGATATTCTTTAACTAATGCTTCTACGCTCATGCCTACAATTATAAGGTTTTCTTTTTTTCAAAACAAGATTGGGGTGAAAAAGATTGCATAAGGACAGCTTTTAGCAACCACAATATGTTGTGGCTTTTGCCTTCCGGCCGCAGCACGAAGTGTCCTTCTCCCTAAAGCTTTTGTAAGAACACTCCCGGCACCAACTCCCTATGGCAATCGCATGAAATGGGATCGACCATGAAAAGGTCGTATGTTTATAGGAAACGATGTTTTAAGCCCTCCCGACCTCGCAGAGGTCGTACATCTACCCGTTTGTACGACCTCTTTGAGGTCGAAAATTTAATTATACGGGATAATTCTATAGACGTTTGACCCGCTTCGGGGTCAAAACATATTTCATGCAATTGCCTTGACCAACTCCCCCGCCACTTCCTGCGGGGGATTTTTTTTTTGCTTCTGTTTATGCATTTTTTCCTCCGGCCTCATCCTACTGGAAAAACACCGATGAAAAACTTTAGAATTACTACGTTCCTCCTCTTTGCTTTTTTGCTGCTTCTTCCTTCCGTAACCAGGGCAGATGAAGACAGAAAAGACACCCCTTCCACCATCAAAGAAGTTACTGTGTTCCGGCAGGGGGCGGAAGTGCAGCGGGAAGGCCAGGTGAGCATCGCCGCCGGCCGCAGCGTGCTAAAATTCAGCGGCCTGTCGCCCAGCCTCAACCCGCAGAGCCTGCAGTTTACGGCGACAGGAGACTTCACCATCCTGTCCGTTTCCCATCAGCTGAACTACCTCACCGAACCCAAACCCACCAAAGAGATCGAGGCGCTGGAAGCCCGCAAAAAACAATTCGAGCAACAGCTCAAACGGGAGCAGGCCCTGGGGCAGGTATTCCAGGAAGAGGAAGCGCTGCTGCTGGCCAACAAACAGATCGGAGGCCAGCAGAACGGCGTGCCCATCGACGGGCTGAAGGCCACCGCCGAATACTTCCGCCAGCGGCTGCGCGAGATCAAGTTGGAGCAGCTGGAGATCGTTACCCGCCAGGAAACGCTACGGGACACCATCAACCGGCTGGCGCTGCAACTTCAGCAGCTCAATGCTAGTGGGCAGTCCCGGTCGGTCAGCGAAGTGGTGGTGGCAGTGGATGCGCCGAAGGCCGTCCGCGCCGATTTCAGCATCAGCTATCTGGTGAGCCAGGCGGGCTGGTCGCCGCTGTACGACCTGCGGGTGAAAAGCGTCGGCGAGCCGGTAGAACTGGGTTATAAAGCCCAGGTGTATCAACAGAGCGGCGAAGACTGGGAGAAGGTGCAACTCACCCTCTCTACCGGCAAACCCATGAGCAGCGCCCAGCGCCCGGTATTGAACACCTGGTGGTTGCAGGAGTACCTCATTGCTGTTATGGCCGGCAGAGGCGAAATGCAAAGGATGGATATTGAAAAGGAGGAAATGGACGACCTGACGCTTACCTCTCGCGCCGTACCGGCCCAGGGCCCGCAGGTGCAGGCCTACGACCAGGCCATTACCTTCGAATTCCAGATTAAAACGCCTTATGACATCCTCTCCGACGGGCAGCAGTATGTCGTTTCCATTGCTGAGGAAAGCCTGCCGGCTTCCTACGAGTATTACGCCGCTCCCAAGCTCAACCCACACGCCTTCCTCACCGCCAATGTCACCGGTTGGGAGCAGTACCGCCTGCTAAGCGGCCCGGCCAACCTCTTCTTTGAAGGCACCTACCTGGGCAAGAGCCAGCTCAATGTCAATGTGGCCAGCGATACGCTGTCTTTCTCCCTGGGGATAGACGAGGGCATCGTCATCAGCCGCCAAAAAGAGAAGCAATTCACCGATAAGCAGTTTATTGGCAATAAAAAGACCCAAAC
Coding sequences:
- a CDS encoding addiction module protein; its protein translation is MSVEALVKEYQKLSEAERLRFLELIHPYDESKDDLSEEWKAELDRRLAAYESGQVKPIDGEEMEKKLIAEYGIEL
- a CDS encoding DUF4139 domain-containing protein, which codes for MKNFRITTFLLFAFLLLLPSVTRADEDRKDTPSTIKEVTVFRQGAEVQREGQVSIAAGRSVLKFSGLSPSLNPQSLQFTATGDFTILSVSHQLNYLTEPKPTKEIEALEARKKQFEQQLKREQALGQVFQEEEALLLANKQIGGQQNGVPIDGLKATAEYFRQRLREIKLEQLEIVTRQETLRDTINRLALQLQQLNASGQSRSVSEVVVAVDAPKAVRADFSISYLVSQAGWSPLYDLRVKSVGEPVELGYKAQVYQQSGEDWEKVQLTLSTGKPMSSAQRPVLNTWWLQEYLIAVMAGRGEMQRMDIEKEEMDDLTLTSRAVPAQGPQVQAYDQAITFEFQIKTPYDILSDGQQYVVSIAEESLPASYEYYAAPKLNPHAFLTANVTGWEQYRLLSGPANLFFEGTYLGKSQLNVNVASDTLSFSLGIDEGIVISRQKEKQFTDKQFIGNKKTQTIGWEIELRNSKRAPVSIVVEDQYPVSTTEEIEVELGPHKGATVDEGNGKLRWELELKAGKAETLSFRYSVKYPKKMNLMLE